In Spirosoma sp. KUDC1026, the sequence GCGTGTTCTGAATATAACGACGATCCAGCAGCCGGTGGACCGAACTCATAGTACCCTCAGCATAGGGATAGTCCCGGTTTTCGGCTAAAACACCTGAGTCTGGGTACCGCACGGGCAGGAAGGGGAAATCTTCCACGATTTGCCGGGCAACGGCGTCGTTAATATCCACCAGGTTTTCGGTCTGGTAGTTGTAGTTCAGCGTACCACCGATTTTCAGCCATTTCTTTACCTGATCGTCCAGGGTGAACCGGCCCGAATACCGTTTCATGTATGAGGTTTTAATCAGACCCTGATCGTCGCGGTAGTTCAGCGAAACCGAGTACTGCGTACGCTCATTACCTCCGCTGAAACCAAGCTGATGGTTCTGCGACAGTTTATTCTGCGACGACTCCTTGAACCAGTCGGTATCATACAGGGGATTCAGGTTTGCGTCGAAAACGCCGGGGTGCGCGGCACTGAACGCACGGCGACGGACAGTTGGATCCAGGTAAGACCATTTACCAGCCGCCCAACCGACGGGGTCGTATTTGGCCATGTTCGCGTAGGCGAGGTCTTCAACGGCCAGATATTCTTTTGCATTCAGCACTTTGGGCTTGTTAGGGCCGATCGTGTTGACGCTGAACTGTCCGTCATACGTAATGCGGCTTTCGCCCGCTTTCCCTTTCCGGGTTGTCACCAGAATAACCCCGTTGGCACCCCGGGCACCGTAGATAGCGGTTGACGACGCGTCTTTCAGGACCTCAACGCTGACAATGTCGTTGGGGTTGATGTAGTCAATCGGGTTACTGAACTGATCACCAGTACCCTGTGGCAGCATCACACCGTCTACTACGTACAGGGGGTTGTTTGATGAGTTGATGGAACTGAAACCGCGGATCCGAACCGTTGTCCGTCCACCCGGACGACCAGAGTTGGTGTTTACCTGAACGCCGGGTAGACGTCCTGACAACTGCTGGTTGAGCGACGGTGCCGGACGTTCCAGAAGCTCAGCTTCTTTGATTCCTGATACAGCACCCGTTAAATCCGACTTGCGGGCCGTACCATACCCAATAACGACGATCTCGTCCAGCGTTTTGTCGTCGGCCTTGAGCGTTACGTTGACGGTTGCCTGCGAGCCAACGGCAATTTCCTGGGCGTTGTAACCCACGAAGGAAAACACAAGTGTTGCACCGGCGTCCGGAACATCCAGTTTATACGAGCCGCTTGCGTCTGTTACGGTACCGCGCTGTGTTCCCTTAACAACGATACTAACGCCGGGAAGGGCTTCATTTTTGTCATCGACAACCCGACCGGTAATGGTACGATCAACCTGGATCGTGTTAATGGCCAGAAATCGAGTGGCACGCTTACCCAGGAGCTCTGGATCATTTGATGCAATGGCGTGGCTGCTGGTCAGACAGGCAATGGCCAGTGCAAAGGGCGAAACGGAATGGCGCAGAAGCCTGCCTGCCCTACCTGATAGCGGTAAAGGTTTTTCCATAAAGACTGAACTGCTGAAAGCAGCTGTTTTAGGTGTTTGGAATAAGTTCGGAGAAAACTTATCTGGGAGAAAAGACAGGTTCCAGTAGAACTACTCATGGATTTATTAAATTTTTTTAACAAATATTTAAAGTCTATTTCGGTTAAGATAGAATCAGCCTGAAAGAGGTGACAAGTGGGTAAACTGACCACTTAGTAAACTTCCCGAAATTCTATTTCGGATTCGTTCGCTTTTGGAATAAGTCCGTTGTGCATTTTGGAATGATTTGTATATTTGAGACTTCCGGTTTTCTGTCTTCAGCTGTAAATGGCTATTAATGAGCAATTTGGGGCTGTTTCTCTTACAGACCGGTTTCACTTCATCCGAAGTTCAGCAACCTGTTCAAGCCCTTGTTTATCCCGTCTAATCGGCTGTCCGTCAATTGATAGCTGCGAGTACGTATGAGAGTTTTTCCGACCCAGCCGTTTCAGATTGTCTACTCCCTGCTTGAGCACGAATTTCTGGGATACCTTATTGAAGCGTTCGTGGTGCAGCAAAACAGCCGGGGTGAACTGACACTACAAAATCAGACATTGTCGACGCAGAATGTAGGTGAATTTGCGCAGGGGCTGAGTGAGCGGGATTTTGAACTGGTTAAGCTGATCGACAGCATCCAGCAGGATACAATCGTTAAGAAATTCAATACGAAGCGGCTGCCAGCCGTCGATTTCCTGCTGAAGGTGTATGATCCACAAAAGGGCGACAAGCTGCTGCAGGATACTATTTGCAGCTACCTCGAAAACATGAAGGGGCAGATCATGAACCTGATGGCGGGTCGGCCCTTCTACGTTATGGGCAATGACGGCAACCCCGCCTGGGCACCAATTGAGTGGATGGCCGAACCAGCCAAGGTGCATTTTCACGTTCACAGGCTGGCTGAGGCTACCCATTATTTCCCCATCATTCGCTACCCCAATGGCAATGGCGGAACCGACCGGGTAAAATTCCAGTTTCGGGATGCCTTGATGATCTGCGACGAACCGGCCTACATGTTGGTCGATAACCGCCTGTATCATTTTAGTAAGAACGTAGACGGGAAAAAATTGCGTCCTTTCTTCAACAAGAATCATATCGTGATTCCCCGGGCGCTTGAACCCCAGTATTACGAGCGTTTCGTATCCCAGCTGATTGCCTCGTATGATGTATTCCCGGAAGGGTTTGAGATCAGGGGCGAAAATCTGGTGCCGGTACCCCTGATTACAGTGTCGGAACTGGCAATGGCCAACCGGGCCGTAACGGCTACCGCCGGGATCGATCTGGCCGAACACGAACAGGATACAGGCCAGAAAATTATTTTTGATCTGTCATTTCAGTACGGCGATTTCACGTTCCGGTTCGATAGTTTCGGCCCGGCCGCCAACGTAAGTCTGGAAGCCAGGAACGGTGAGTATATTTTTCACAAGATTCGCCGGGACCAACGTTTCGAACGGCAGCAACTGGCCTTCCTGCGCGAGCGGGGGCTGGATTTAAAGCACGGTCGGCTGGCTTTGCCCAAAACAGAAGCTTTTTCGTGGCTGTCGGAAAACAGCTCGCTGGTGCAGGAGGGAGGCTTTGTGTTACGTCAGCACGACGAAGATCCCAAACGCTATTTTCTGGGTTACTCCAGCATTGACCTATCTATCGAGGAAGGGCGCGACTGGTTTGATATTTACGCCAATGTCCGGTTTGGTGAGTTTGAGATCCCATTCCTGAAGCTGCGTACGCTCATTCTGAACAAGAAGCAGGAGTTTACACTACCCAACGGTGAGATTGCCGTTATTCCGGAAGCCTGGTTTACCAAGTATTCCGAGCTGTTTGGTTTTCTGGAACTGCGCAACAGTGATGGACTGGACAGCTGGGACGGTGACCAGTTTGTGTTGCAGAAACAGCATCTGGCCTTGGTGCAGGAACTGGAGCGCGACAACCTGGCTACAACCGTCATGAGTCGTAAGCTGGAGCGGCTGCGCGATTTCGAAGAGATCGAGAATTTTGCGTTGCCGGTTCACTTTAATGGTACGTTACGTCCGTATCAGCAGGCAGGCTACGACTGGATCAATTTCTTACGCCAATACCGTTTCGGGGGCTGTCTGGCCGACGATATGGGATTAGGTAAAACCGTGATGACGCTGGCTATGCTCCAGGGACAGAAGGAGTCGGGTGCGACCGAGCCGAGTTTGCTGGTGATGCCGACCTCATTGCTTTATAACTGGGAGCTGGAAGCCCGCAAGTTTACGCCCGATCTGCGGATTATGGTGTATACCGGTACATACCGGGAGAAAAATACGGCGCAGTTCGATAACTACGACCTGATTCTGACTTCGTACGGTATCGTCCGGATTGATATTGATTTGCTAAGCCCGTATCGATTCAATTACGTTATTCTGGATGAGTCGCAGGCGATCAAGAATCCGTCTTCACACATCACCAAAGCAGTGATGCAACTCAATACGGCCAACCGGCTTATTCTGACCGGAACACCGTTGGAGAACAGCACTATGGACCTTTGGTCGCAGATGTCGTTCATCAATCCGGGGCTACTGGGTACTCAGGCGTTTTTCCGGAACGAGTTTCAGATTCCAATCGAAAAGAAACACGACGAAACCAAAACGGCCCGGTTGTATAACCTCATCAAGCCGTTCATGCTCCGGCGGAATAAATCACAGGTGGCCACCGATCTTCCCGAAAAAGTAGAAAGTGTGCTCTACTGCGAAATGACACCCGACCAGGAAAAGCAATACGAAGAAGCCAAGTCTTACTACCGCAACCTGATTCTGGAACGTATTGAGGAGGAGGGAATGGCTAAATCGCAGATGGTTGTTTTGCAGGGGTTGACCAAGCTCCGGCAGATTGCCAATCACCCCCGTATGGTCGATGCTGACTACGAAGGCGATTCGGGTAAGCTGGACGATATGCTGATGCGGCTTGAAACGGCCATGATCGAGAATCATAAAATTCTGGTTTTTAGCCAGTTCATCAAGCATC encodes:
- a CDS encoding DEAD/DEAH box helicase; amino-acid sequence: MRVFPTQPFQIVYSLLEHEFLGYLIEAFVVQQNSRGELTLQNQTLSTQNVGEFAQGLSERDFELVKLIDSIQQDTIVKKFNTKRLPAVDFLLKVYDPQKGDKLLQDTICSYLENMKGQIMNLMAGRPFYVMGNDGNPAWAPIEWMAEPAKVHFHVHRLAEATHYFPIIRYPNGNGGTDRVKFQFRDALMICDEPAYMLVDNRLYHFSKNVDGKKLRPFFNKNHIVIPRALEPQYYERFVSQLIASYDVFPEGFEIRGENLVPVPLITVSELAMANRAVTATAGIDLAEHEQDTGQKIIFDLSFQYGDFTFRFDSFGPAANVSLEARNGEYIFHKIRRDQRFERQQLAFLRERGLDLKHGRLALPKTEAFSWLSENSSLVQEGGFVLRQHDEDPKRYFLGYSSIDLSIEEGRDWFDIYANVRFGEFEIPFLKLRTLILNKKQEFTLPNGEIAVIPEAWFTKYSELFGFLELRNSDGLDSWDGDQFVLQKQHLALVQELERDNLATTVMSRKLERLRDFEEIENFALPVHFNGTLRPYQQAGYDWINFLRQYRFGGCLADDMGLGKTVMTLAMLQGQKESGATEPSLLVMPTSLLYNWELEARKFTPDLRIMVYTGTYREKNTAQFDNYDLILTSYGIVRIDIDLLSPYRFNYVILDESQAIKNPSSHITKAVMQLNTANRLILTGTPLENSTMDLWSQMSFINPGLLGTQAFFRNEFQIPIEKKHDETKTARLYNLIKPFMLRRNKSQVATDLPEKVESVLYCEMTPDQEKQYEEAKSYYRNLILERIEEEGMAKSQMVVLQGLTKLRQIANHPRMVDADYEGDSGKLDDMLMRLETAMIENHKILVFSQFIKHLTVVRHYLKEKNIKYAYLDGSTTDRQQQVDMFQKDDSVKLFLISLKAGGLGHNLTAADYVFILDPWWNPAIEAQAVDRAHRIGQQKTVFTYKFIAKNTVEEKILSLQRAKQQLAGSLITTEENFMKSLTKEDILVLLE